A stretch of Pseudomonas sp. LRP2-20 DNA encodes these proteins:
- the rfbC gene encoding dTDP-4-dehydrorhamnose 3,5-epimerase codes for MKAIQQDIPEVIVFEPQVFGDDRGFFFESFNQKVFEEVVGRPVNFVQDNHSRSVKGVLRGMHYQIQQPQGKLVRVVHGEVFDVAVDMRRSSKTFGKWVGVHLSAENKRQLWVPEGFAHGFVVLSESAEFLYKTTDYWAPQHERSLAWNDPTVAIEWPFEGEPALSAKDQKAQSFDDADTFA; via the coding sequence ATGAAAGCAATACAGCAAGACATTCCGGAAGTGATTGTATTCGAGCCTCAGGTATTCGGCGATGATCGCGGTTTCTTCTTTGAAAGTTTCAACCAGAAGGTATTTGAAGAAGTAGTGGGCCGGCCAGTTAACTTCGTACAGGACAACCATTCGCGCTCGGTGAAGGGTGTGCTTCGTGGCATGCATTACCAGATCCAGCAACCGCAAGGGAAGTTGGTGCGGGTGGTGCACGGCGAAGTATTCGACGTTGCCGTTGACATGCGCAGAAGTTCGAAAACCTTCGGCAAATGGGTCGGGGTGCACCTGAGTGCCGAAAACAAGCGTCAGCTGTGGGTTCCCGAAGGTTTTGCCCATGGTTTCGTGGTGCTGTCGGAAAGCGCCGAGTTCCTCTACAAGACCACCGATTACTGGGCTCCTCAGCACGAGCGCAGCCTGGCCTGGAACGACCCTACCGTTGCCATCGAGTGGCCATTCGAAGGCGAGCCTGCGCTGTCGGCAAAGGATCAGAAAGCCCAGTCCTTTGACGATGCCGATACCTTCGCCTGA
- a CDS encoding glycosyltransferase family 2 protein, with protein sequence MNPPFANTGHEGRGGVNAGLAAAAQSGDALNHESVEVAILMCTYNGAAFLQDQLESFACQSHTRWTLYVSDDASTDATRQMLADYQQRWGDNRIKVFDGPCQGFAKNFISLLKRPEVQGRFYAFSDQDDVWFKDKLERSVACLVQHSASRPALYCSRTRLVDVSRNAAGFSPLFSRPPSFRNALVQSLAGANTMLINQAARDVLIQLPEDAHIVAHDWLAYMLVTACGGDAVYDAQPSLEYRQHGNNLIGGNNRLVDRLRRLRKMLSGRFVEWNDANLRILQAMQPLLTQENRNVLEHFAVGRRSGFARRLCEFRRSGVYRQTFVGNITLIIAALLARI encoded by the coding sequence ATGAACCCCCCGTTTGCGAACACAGGTCACGAAGGCAGGGGGGGTGTGAATGCAGGCTTGGCCGCAGCCGCGCAGTCGGGCGACGCCTTGAATCACGAGAGCGTTGAAGTCGCAATACTGATGTGCACCTATAATGGTGCCGCATTCTTGCAGGATCAGCTTGAGTCTTTCGCCTGCCAGTCCCACACCCGCTGGACCTTGTACGTCTCCGACGACGCCTCCACGGACGCGACGCGGCAAATGCTGGCCGATTATCAGCAGCGCTGGGGTGACAACCGGATCAAGGTATTCGACGGGCCCTGTCAGGGTTTTGCGAAAAATTTCATTTCGTTGCTGAAAAGGCCAGAGGTGCAGGGGCGTTTCTATGCCTTCAGCGATCAGGACGACGTATGGTTCAAGGACAAGCTGGAACGAAGTGTCGCCTGTCTGGTCCAACATTCGGCTTCAAGGCCGGCGCTTTACTGTTCCAGAACCCGCCTGGTCGACGTCTCACGCAACGCTGCCGGTTTTTCGCCGTTGTTCTCGCGCCCTCCTTCGTTCCGGAACGCACTGGTGCAGAGTCTGGCCGGTGCCAACACCATGTTGATCAATCAGGCAGCTCGCGACGTACTGATTCAACTGCCGGAGGATGCTCATATCGTTGCTCATGACTGGCTGGCGTACATGCTGGTAACCGCATGCGGCGGTGACGCTGTCTACGACGCCCAGCCCAGCCTCGAGTATCGCCAGCACGGCAATAACCTCATCGGCGGCAACAACCGCCTCGTTGATCGACTCAGGCGCCTGCGCAAGATGCTGTCCGGCCGTTTTGTTGAATGGAACGATGCAAACCTGAGGATCCTCCAGGCCATGCAACCGTTATTGACGCAGGAAAACCGCAACGTACTGGAGCATTTCGCGGTAGGCCGGCGCTCAGGTTTCGCCAGGCGGCTCTGCGAGTTTCGTAGGTCAGGTGTGTATCGCCAGACATTTGTAGGTAACATCACACTCATAATCGCTGCGCTTCTGGCCAGGATTTGA